The following proteins are co-located in the Pararhizobium capsulatum DSM 1112 genome:
- a CDS encoding glycosyltransferase family 4 protein, whose translation MAKILLVAPTCNGEDVGEAWVACQWARKLAGRHEVTLLTYSKRGAKPASEQLTGVRVIEWQEPPLLGRAERLNSLMKPGYVPFYIRARRWTIAALDKGERFDIAHQPVPVAMRYPSPVANLGVPLVIGPVGGGLSTPAGFAADEGSSPWFMKLRQLDRARLRWDPLLRASFQSADCVLGIAGYVRDQLSDIPLNRFEVMSETGLDDIPDPIDRSARSTPVKLLYVGRLVRTKGARDIIRAMNLIRDLPVELDIVGEGPERGECERLVAELELGHRVRLHGWRKRDELPEFYRSADIFVFPSYREPGGNVALEAMAFSLPLIVVDRGGPGSAVSSQCAIKLDVTTPEALAIDVAVAIRKLAIDPALRNGMGKAAYVHVRKTALWSAKLDRMDAIYADLMKTSQTVGAV comes from the coding sequence GTGGCGAAGATTTTGCTTGTCGCGCCGACCTGCAACGGGGAAGACGTCGGCGAGGCGTGGGTTGCCTGCCAATGGGCGCGCAAGCTTGCCGGGCGTCATGAGGTAACGCTGCTTACCTACTCCAAACGCGGCGCAAAGCCGGCCAGCGAACAATTGACGGGGGTCCGGGTCATTGAGTGGCAGGAGCCGCCCCTGCTCGGCCGCGCGGAGCGGCTGAACAGCCTCATGAAGCCGGGCTATGTTCCCTTTTATATCCGCGCGCGCCGATGGACGATCGCGGCCCTGGACAAGGGAGAGCGTTTCGATATCGCGCATCAACCCGTTCCCGTCGCCATGCGCTACCCGTCGCCTGTCGCAAATCTGGGCGTCCCATTGGTGATCGGGCCGGTGGGGGGCGGATTGTCGACGCCGGCCGGTTTTGCTGCCGACGAGGGCTCAAGCCCATGGTTCATGAAGCTCAGGCAGCTGGATCGCGCAAGACTACGGTGGGATCCGCTGCTGCGTGCGAGTTTTCAAAGCGCCGATTGCGTCCTCGGCATCGCCGGCTATGTCCGTGATCAGCTCTCCGACATCCCGCTGAACCGCTTCGAGGTGATGAGCGAGACCGGTCTGGACGATATCCCGGACCCGATTGACAGGTCGGCGCGATCAACGCCCGTAAAATTGCTGTATGTCGGTCGCCTGGTTCGCACCAAGGGCGCGCGCGACATCATTCGCGCGATGAACCTCATTCGCGACCTGCCGGTTGAACTCGATATCGTCGGGGAAGGGCCGGAACGGGGCGAATGCGAGCGGCTTGTGGCCGAGCTCGAACTCGGCCACCGGGTCCGCCTACATGGATGGCGCAAGAGGGACGAGTTGCCGGAGTTCTATCGGAGCGCCGATATCTTCGTGTTTCCCAGCTACCGCGAACCCGGCGGCAACGTGGCGCTGGAAGCGATGGCGTTCTCCCTGCCTTTGATCGTTGTCGATCGCGGCGGGCCGGGCAGTGCGGTGTCTTCGCAATGCGCCATCAAGCTTGATGTAACGACGCCGGAGGCTCTCGCCATCGATGTCGCCGTTGCCATTCGCAAGTTGGCGATCGATCCTGCGCTGCGCAACGGGATGGGAAAGGCCGCCTACGTGCACGTCCGAAAGACGGCCCTCTGGTCGGCCAAGCTCGACCGGATGGATGCGATCTACGCCGATCTCATGAAGACGTCTCAAACCGTTGGCGCCGTTTGA
- a CDS encoding glycosyltransferase: MDPLLKRAALPSSTVAARSGHSHPIALVVVTYNSAAVLPGLLDSLETGLEGIDRYEIIVVDNASRDTSVALARAHPIGIKVIETGRNAGYAAGINAAIATIAPDTDVLVLNPDVRLQPGCVLALSRRLSDTSIGMVAPKVLNEDGTIAHSLRREPSLLTIWSDALLGTKLAAKLGVGEIVASSDLYQSGGVVDWATGAALAISSGARQTVGDWDETFFLYSEEVDYMERVRKAGMGVVYEARASAVHFGGEYHENTYLSGLMTSNRIRYFRRHHSAFATVLFRLGIIVGETMRITLGPGHRAALYAALFSAAGSQTAPTV, translated from the coding sequence ATGGATCCATTGTTGAAGAGAGCTGCTTTGCCGAGCAGCACGGTTGCAGCCCGCAGCGGACATAGCCACCCGATCGCCCTTGTGGTCGTCACCTACAACAGCGCGGCGGTTCTTCCCGGTCTGCTGGATTCTCTTGAAACCGGGCTTGAAGGCATCGATCGTTACGAGATCATCGTCGTCGACAATGCATCCCGCGACACATCCGTCGCCTTGGCGCGCGCGCATCCGATCGGGATCAAGGTCATCGAGACGGGCAGAAACGCCGGCTACGCAGCCGGCATCAATGCAGCCATAGCAACGATCGCTCCGGACACCGACGTCCTGGTTCTCAATCCCGATGTCCGGCTGCAACCGGGCTGCGTCCTGGCGCTCAGCAGGCGACTATCGGATACGTCGATCGGCATGGTTGCCCCGAAGGTTCTCAATGAAGACGGGACAATCGCCCATTCCCTGCGGCGCGAGCCATCCCTTCTCACCATCTGGTCCGACGCGCTGTTGGGAACGAAGCTTGCGGCAAAGCTCGGCGTCGGCGAGATCGTCGCCTCATCCGACCTCTACCAAAGTGGCGGCGTGGTGGACTGGGCGACAGGCGCTGCGCTCGCAATCTCTTCGGGTGCGCGACAGACTGTCGGCGACTGGGATGAAACGTTCTTTCTCTACAGCGAGGAGGTCGACTACATGGAAAGGGTGCGCAAGGCAGGAATGGGCGTCGTCTACGAGGCCCGTGCCAGCGCCGTGCATTTCGGCGGCGAATACCACGAAAACACCTATCTTTCAGGACTGATGACCTCCAATCGCATCCGGTATTTCCGCCGCCATCACAGCGCCTTCGCCACGGTGCTTTTCCGCCTTGGGATCATTGTCGGGGAAACGATGCGCATCACGCTCGGTCCAGGGCATCGCGCAGCCCTTTATGCAGCTCTATTCTCAGCTGCCGGGTCTCAAACGGCGCCAACGGTTTGA
- a CDS encoding WecB/TagA/CpsF family glycosyltransferase, with protein sequence MNQRRQLLFGMYLDALDMDEVIERCHAALVTRTRLLLGVLNAAKIVSLHKDRQLRNSLMECDLLLADGQSVVWASKLLGRPLPERVAGIDIFERLLTMAHEEGRSIALLGAKPDVLRKLQIVIGARFPGLRIACSEHGYYKPEEAADVAARIRKSGADMLFIGMTSPKKEIFLGTYGATLDVPIQHGVGGSFDIMAGLTKRAPMIWQKTGMEWAYRVFQEPGRLWWRYLSTNTSFVQMTAMEFIHPARAFTRDGAREAPKTGLRNENKRLGERSR encoded by the coding sequence ATGAACCAGCGTCGTCAACTTCTGTTCGGCATGTATCTGGATGCCCTCGATATGGATGAAGTGATCGAGCGTTGCCATGCTGCCCTGGTTACCCGTACGCGTCTGCTTCTGGGGGTTCTCAACGCCGCCAAGATCGTCAGCCTGCATAAGGATCGCCAGCTGCGGAATTCTCTGATGGAGTGCGATCTGCTGCTGGCGGATGGTCAGTCCGTGGTCTGGGCCAGCAAGTTGCTGGGGCGGCCCCTGCCAGAACGCGTCGCCGGCATCGATATCTTCGAGCGGCTGCTTACCATGGCCCATGAGGAGGGGCGATCGATTGCTCTTCTGGGTGCGAAGCCGGACGTTCTGCGGAAACTGCAGATCGTCATCGGCGCGCGTTTCCCGGGTCTGCGGATCGCCTGTAGCGAGCACGGCTACTACAAGCCCGAGGAAGCCGCCGATGTGGCCGCCCGCATCCGGAAATCGGGGGCCGACATGCTGTTCATCGGCATGACCTCGCCGAAGAAGGAGATTTTCCTCGGCACCTACGGTGCGACCCTCGATGTTCCGATCCAGCACGGGGTTGGCGGGTCTTTCGACATCATGGCAGGCCTTACAAAGAGGGCGCCGATGATCTGGCAGAAGACGGGCATGGAGTGGGCCTACCGTGTCTTCCAGGAGCCGGGGCGGCTGTGGTGGCGCTATCTCTCCACCAACACCAGCTTCGTCCAGATGACCGCAATGGAATTTATCCATCCTGCCCGTGCTTTCACGCGTGACGGTGCCAGGGAGGCACCCAAGACCGGGCTACGAAACGAGAACAAGCGACTGGGAGAGCGCTCGCGATGA
- the wecC gene encoding UDP-N-acetyl-D-mannosamine dehydrogenase produces the protein MNEVFKGRLAILGMGYIGLPTAVAIATRGIDVIGVDVNPATVAAVSRGEVPFIEPDLAVGVSGAVAMGRLTATTETPEADAFIIAVPTPFNEDRTADLSYVKAASEQIAPKLKSGNIVVLESTSPPGTTEKVAEWIGALRPDLKMPRDGENGTDIFVAHCPERVLPGRIMIEIVTNDRVVGGLTPKCAEKAASIYRLFAQGEILLTDAASAEMAKLVENAYRDVNIAFANELSLISESLHIDVWEVIRLANRHPRVSILSPGPGVGGHCIPVDPWFIVSAVPGLARLIRTAREVNDHRPHHVAEQVVEKAKKFRSPTIACLGLTFKANVDDVRESPAIEVVGLIAKALPDTEILVCDPYVDTIPKLLSGYGNLRLEGANQAVERADIVVLLVEHEPFKMIKHTRLGGKVVYDTRGAWRQQANV, from the coding sequence ATGAATGAAGTCTTCAAGGGCCGACTGGCAATATTGGGTATGGGATATATTGGCCTGCCGACGGCGGTTGCGATTGCCACACGCGGCATCGACGTCATCGGCGTCGATGTCAATCCGGCGACGGTGGCGGCGGTTTCACGCGGGGAGGTGCCGTTCATCGAACCGGACCTTGCCGTCGGCGTCAGCGGGGCAGTGGCGATGGGGCGGCTCACGGCGACCACCGAAACGCCGGAGGCGGATGCCTTCATCATTGCGGTGCCGACACCCTTCAACGAGGATCGAACGGCAGATCTCTCCTATGTGAAGGCGGCGTCCGAGCAGATTGCGCCGAAGCTCAAAAGCGGCAATATCGTCGTTCTGGAATCGACCTCGCCGCCGGGCACGACGGAGAAGGTCGCCGAGTGGATCGGTGCGCTGCGCCCCGACCTGAAGATGCCGCGCGACGGCGAGAACGGCACCGATATCTTCGTCGCCCATTGCCCCGAGCGCGTACTGCCCGGTCGTATCATGATAGAAATCGTCACCAATGATCGCGTCGTCGGCGGGCTCACCCCGAAATGTGCGGAAAAGGCGGCTTCGATCTATCGCCTCTTTGCCCAGGGGGAAATCCTGCTCACCGATGCTGCCAGCGCTGAAATGGCCAAGCTCGTCGAAAATGCCTATCGCGATGTCAACATCGCCTTTGCCAACGAGCTGTCGCTGATCAGTGAATCCCTGCATATCGATGTCTGGGAAGTGATCCGCCTTGCCAACCGGCATCCCCGCGTGAGTATCCTGAGCCCCGGGCCTGGGGTCGGCGGACATTGCATTCCAGTTGATCCGTGGTTCATCGTCTCCGCCGTCCCGGGCCTTGCCCGGCTCATCCGCACGGCACGCGAGGTCAACGACCACCGGCCGCACCATGTTGCCGAACAGGTGGTCGAGAAGGCGAAAAAATTCCGCTCGCCAACGATCGCGTGCCTCGGGCTGACCTTCAAGGCGAATGTCGACGATGTGCGCGAGAGCCCGGCCATCGAGGTGGTCGGCCTGATCGCCAAGGCGCTGCCCGACACTGAAATCCTCGTCTGCGATCCCTATGTCGATACCATCCCCAAACTGCTGTCAGGATATGGAAACCTTCGCCTTGAAGGTGCAAACCAGGCCGTCGAACGTGCGGATATCGTCGTTCTCCTGGTGGAGCATGAGCCCTTCAAGATGATCAAGCATACCCGGCTTGGAGGCAAGGTCGTCTACGACACCCGTGGGGCCTGGCGACAACAGGCGAATGTGTAA
- the wecB gene encoding non-hydrolyzing UDP-N-acetylglucosamine 2-epimerase produces MRKILLVYGTRPEAIKMAPLVDALARSRHCMPIVAVTGQHREMLDQVNELFGINPNHDLNIITQAQTLETVTTRVLNGVSAVIKAENPDALLVQGDTTTCFAAALAAFYTRIPLIHLEAGLRTGDRFNPFPEEINRRLTTQLASLHLAPTQTSKSNLLHDGVVENDIVVTGNTVIDALLQVSGRNSPFENPDLEKIAGRKTVLITAHRRESWGEPMAQTARAIARLAIAFPNIVFLLPAHLNPAVRDVLLPPLMGLENVVITRPLDYCDFVRAMRDCSIVLTDSGGVQEEAPTFGKPVLVMRDTTERPEAVAAGTVRLIGTDEDRIFDAVSTLLNDRRAYQRMSRAVNPYGDGQAAMRSVHAIEHYFGLGERPDEFGRPLRPAIRRPARTIRRPNGIPIPLGPMANFADLPVQLPGE; encoded by the coding sequence ATGCGCAAGATTCTGCTTGTCTACGGCACACGCCCGGAAGCCATCAAGATGGCGCCGCTGGTGGATGCACTGGCCCGCTCCCGACACTGCATGCCCATCGTCGCGGTCACCGGCCAGCACCGTGAAATGCTCGATCAGGTCAACGAACTGTTCGGCATCAATCCCAATCACGATCTCAACATCATCACGCAGGCCCAGACCCTCGAAACCGTTACCACCCGCGTCCTCAACGGGGTCTCCGCAGTCATAAAAGCTGAAAACCCGGATGCGCTTCTGGTGCAGGGAGATACCACAACCTGCTTCGCCGCAGCTCTCGCCGCCTTCTACACCCGCATCCCGTTGATCCATCTGGAGGCGGGCCTGCGCACGGGTGACCGGTTCAACCCCTTCCCCGAGGAAATCAACCGCCGCCTGACGACCCAGCTCGCATCGCTTCACCTCGCACCGACGCAGACATCGAAATCCAACCTTCTCCACGACGGGGTCGTCGAAAACGACATCGTGGTCACCGGCAACACGGTCATCGATGCCTTGCTGCAGGTTTCGGGTCGCAACAGTCCTTTCGAAAACCCCGACCTGGAGAAGATCGCTGGCCGCAAGACGGTGTTGATCACGGCTCACCGGCGCGAATCCTGGGGCGAGCCGATGGCGCAGACCGCGCGTGCTATCGCCAGACTGGCGATAGCCTTTCCCAACATCGTCTTCCTGCTGCCGGCCCATCTCAACCCGGCGGTCCGGGACGTGCTTCTGCCACCGCTCATGGGCCTCGAAAACGTCGTGATCACACGGCCGCTGGACTATTGCGATTTTGTCCGGGCAATGCGCGATTGCTCGATCGTGCTGACCGACAGTGGCGGTGTTCAGGAGGAAGCGCCCACCTTCGGCAAACCGGTTCTGGTGATGCGCGATACGACGGAGCGCCCGGAGGCCGTTGCAGCCGGCACCGTAAGGCTGATCGGTACGGATGAAGACCGGATCTTCGACGCGGTGTCCACGCTCCTCAACGACCGGCGCGCCTATCAACGCATGTCGCGCGCGGTAAACCCCTATGGGGACGGTCAAGCGGCGATGCGCTCGGTTCACGCCATCGAACATTACTTCGGCCTCGGTGAGCGCCCCGACGAATTCGGTCGCCCCCTACGGCCGGCTATCCGCAGGCCCGCACGCACGATACGCCGCCCGAACGGGATCCCAATTCCACTCGGCCCGATGGCGAACTTCGCCGATCTGCCGGTGCAGCTACCCGGCGAATAG
- a CDS encoding CpsD/CapB family tyrosine-protein kinase, with product MDTYAAQSQDVSRRRASDQFSETIQACVRLGREIAWGSLEPLLIDHRMMASNCIITADRSDPAHNAFDILRTRVLQTLRQNGWTSIAITSPTRGCGKSVVALNLAFSLAHQRDCRTVLLDLNLQHPSIARLAGMTDPASMEAFLKREVDVHDLLQRYGDNLAIGANSRAVHFSAELLQNGETAKVMADLRDRMKPDVLLFDMTSMLPSDDVTAFLPNVDGVIIVASAEKTTFEELETCERELAERTNVLGVVLNRCRHGPGY from the coding sequence ATGGACACATACGCAGCCCAATCCCAGGATGTCTCGCGACGTCGAGCGTCTGATCAGTTTTCCGAAACCATTCAGGCCTGCGTGCGCCTGGGCCGCGAAATCGCCTGGGGTAGCCTGGAGCCTCTCCTCATCGACCATCGGATGATGGCCAGCAACTGCATCATCACCGCCGATCGCTCCGATCCCGCTCACAACGCCTTCGATATCCTGCGCACACGCGTTTTGCAGACATTGCGGCAGAACGGCTGGACATCGATTGCGATCACGTCCCCCACTCGAGGGTGCGGCAAGTCGGTTGTCGCACTCAATCTGGCGTTCAGCCTGGCCCATCAGCGTGACTGCCGCACGGTCCTGCTCGATTTGAATCTGCAGCATCCGAGCATTGCCCGGCTGGCTGGCATGACGGATCCGGCATCGATGGAAGCCTTTCTGAAGCGCGAAGTGGATGTCCACGATCTGCTGCAGCGTTACGGCGACAATCTGGCGATCGGCGCAAACAGCCGGGCAGTGCATTTTTCCGCAGAATTGCTTCAGAACGGCGAGACTGCCAAGGTCATGGCCGATCTTCGCGATCGGATGAAGCCGGATGTGCTTCTGTTCGACATGACGTCGATGCTTCCCAGCGACGATGTGACGGCGTTCCTGCCGAATGTCGATGGCGTCATCATTGTCGCCAGCGCCGAGAAAACCACGTTCGAAGAGCTGGAAACCTGCGAGCGCGAACTCGCCGAACGGACGAATGTCCTCGGCGTCGTTCTCAACAGATGCCGGCATGGGCCGGGATATTGA
- a CDS encoding GumC family protein, protein MGDTDVRFYLSILIRRLPYMLAIAASVLLLAVVATRVLPTVYSANARILAENPQIPAELARSTVPTGPAEQLQIVQQQITARDNLLTLAEHLGIYEGSDTPPAPEDIVADMRSRIGFEQTPLDEPGGAIVFNVAFEASDPVVAANVANEIAAMILGRNQQQRTDRAGNTLKFFDQEVAKLGDNLNRIEAEILKFKNANKDTLPENLEFRRSQQSLLQGRLATLEQEEAELRTRRSNLIVAYAGAGQLSGTTPITPEQQMLAELNRALAEQLAIFSESSPSIKALRARINSLQSRLVLSQPKSEEKTDRVKADDASKSFGLDLQLSDIDDRLQSITREKTTIAQRVSDLTKSITATPASETALNSLERNRENVQTQYNSAIARRAEASTGEQIEMRADGGRFSLLEEATPPTSPISPRGKRILMLGAVLGAGLALGYVVLLELLNRTVRRPAEVVRLLEAYPLAVVPNIRPTAYRRRAPKRRSVFARLSAAVLPTLAAAAFYHVPLKIAFERLLGGLSGT, encoded by the coding sequence ATGGGTGATACGGACGTACGCTTTTATCTTTCGATCCTGATACGCAGGCTGCCTTACATGCTCGCCATCGCCGCGTCGGTGTTGCTGCTTGCTGTGGTCGCCACACGCGTTCTGCCGACCGTATACAGCGCCAACGCCCGCATTCTCGCCGAAAATCCGCAGATTCCCGCCGAGCTGGCGCGTTCGACTGTCCCAACGGGGCCGGCCGAGCAGCTGCAGATCGTGCAGCAGCAGATCACCGCGCGCGACAATCTGCTGACCCTGGCCGAGCATCTCGGCATCTACGAAGGATCAGACACGCCTCCTGCCCCGGAGGACATCGTCGCGGATATGAGATCTCGCATAGGCTTCGAGCAGACACCTCTGGACGAACCCGGCGGCGCGATCGTTTTCAACGTGGCCTTCGAGGCGAGCGATCCCGTGGTCGCTGCAAACGTCGCCAATGAAATCGCCGCGATGATCCTCGGCCGCAACCAGCAGCAACGCACCGACAGAGCCGGTAACACACTGAAATTCTTCGATCAGGAAGTCGCCAAGCTTGGCGACAATCTCAACCGCATCGAAGCGGAAATCCTGAAGTTCAAGAACGCCAACAAGGACACACTTCCCGAAAACCTGGAATTCCGCCGCAGCCAGCAGAGCCTGCTTCAGGGACGGCTCGCCACGCTGGAGCAGGAGGAAGCCGAGCTGCGCACCCGGCGCAGCAATCTCATCGTCGCCTATGCCGGCGCCGGCCAGCTTTCCGGAACGACGCCCATAACCCCGGAACAGCAGATGCTGGCCGAACTCAACCGAGCCCTGGCCGAACAGCTGGCGATCTTCTCCGAATCCAGCCCAAGCATAAAGGCGCTCCGTGCCCGCATTAACTCGCTTCAGAGCCGGTTGGTCCTGTCACAGCCAAAGTCAGAAGAAAAGACCGACAGGGTCAAGGCCGACGACGCCTCCAAGTCATTTGGACTGGACCTGCAGCTCTCGGACATCGACGACAGGCTGCAGTCGATCACCCGGGAAAAGACCACGATTGCCCAACGTGTTTCCGACCTCACTAAATCGATCACGGCGACGCCCGCCAGCGAGACTGCGCTGAATTCCCTCGAACGCAACCGCGAGAACGTCCAGACGCAGTACAATTCCGCCATTGCGCGGCGTGCTGAAGCCTCGACGGGTGAACAGATCGAAATGCGCGCCGATGGCGGCCGCTTTTCTCTTCTGGAAGAGGCAACGCCACCCACAAGTCCGATCAGCCCGCGCGGCAAACGCATCCTGATGCTGGGAGCGGTCCTCGGCGCCGGATTGGCATTAGGCTATGTGGTGCTGCTGGAGCTGCTGAACCGCACGGTTCGTCGCCCTGCCGAAGTGGTGCGGCTGCTCGAGGCCTATCCGCTGGCGGTCGTGCCAAATATTCGCCCGACTGCCTACCGGCGCCGGGCGCCCAAACGGCGAAGCGTCTTCGCCAGGCTTTCCGCTGCCGTACTTCCCACCCTAGCGGCGGCGGCTTTTTATCACGTCCCTTTGAAAATTGCCTTCGAGAGGCTGCTGGGAGGCCTTTCGGGAACCTGA